A region of Ammospiza nelsoni isolate bAmmNel1 chromosome 8, bAmmNel1.pri, whole genome shotgun sequence DNA encodes the following proteins:
- the PRXL2A gene encoding peroxiredoxin-like 2A isoform X1 has translation MGSEMSFLPDLGAFTMGMWSVGLGAIGAAVTGIVLANTDLFLSKPEKATLEFLEEIELNTLGSEQRTFKARELWKENGAVIMAVRRPGUFLCREEASELSSLKPQLSKLGVPLYAVVKEKIGTEVEDFQHYFKGEIFLDEKKGFYGPRRRKMMLSGFFRLGVWQNFIRAWRSGYSGNLEGEGFTLGGVYVIGAGTQGVLLEHREKEFGDKVSLPSVLEAAEKIKPQAS, from the exons ATGGGTTCTG aAATGTCCTTCCTGCCTGACCTGGGGGCCTTCACCATGGGCATGTGGTCTGTTGGCCTGGGAGCCATTGgtgcagctgtgacagggatTGTCCTTGCTAACACTGACTTATTTTTGTCCAAGCCAGAAAAGGCTACATTGGAGTTTTTAGAGGAGATAGAGCTAAATACTTTGGGATCAG AACAAAGGACATTCAAAGCACGTGAACTATGGAAGGAGAATGGTGCAGTGATCATGGCTGTACGAAGACCTGGATGATTTTTGTGCAGAGAG GAGGCTTCTGAGCTCTCCTCTCTGAAACCCCAGCTGTCCAAGCTGGGTGTCCCTCTCTATGCTGTTGTCAAAGAGAAGATAGGGACTGAAGTGGAGGATTTTCAGCATTACTTCAAAGGAGAAATCTTTCTGGATGAAAAG AAAGGCTTTTATGGTCCACGCAGACGAAAAATGATGTTGTCCGGCTTCTTCCGCTTGGGAGTTTGGCAAAATTTCATCCGTGCTTGGAGAAGTGGATATAGTGGAAATCTGGAAGGAGAAGGATTCACCCTGGGAGGTGTATATGTGATTGGGGCAGGAACACAG GGTGTTTTACTGGAGCATCGTGAGAAAGAATTTGGAGACAAAGTCAGCCTTCCATCTGTCCTTGAAGCTGCTGAGAAGATAAAACCACAAGCTTCATAA
- the DYDC1 gene encoding DPY30 domain-containing protein 1 isoform X1, with protein MTWSPFTGTYCSGRGGQKIWMESQYLKQCLGDCLKKGLAEVVEHRPADPIEYLAHWIYKYRRNLDEEEKRILERAELEEERVAAQAELERLKIEEEQRKLEEQRQAELEKELAELEAQKKEAERQLKQAIAEVTDEPEEPDESEPGQTDLPTVIEEEEEEEEEEGEEEN; from the exons ATGACGTGGTCACCCTTCACCGGCACATACTGCAGCGGGAGAGGCGGACAGAAG ATTTGGATGGAGTCTCAGTATCTGAAGCAATGCCTGGGAGATTGCTTGAAGAAAGGACTGGCAGAGGTTGTAGAGCATCGGCCAGCAGATCCAATAGAGTATCTTGCACACTGGATttacaaatacagaagaaacttagatgaagaagaaaag AGAATACTGGagagagctgagctggaagAAGAACGGGTGGCAGCCCAAGCAGAACTTGAAAGGTTAAAAATCGAGGAAGAGCAGCGGAAACTGGAAGAGCAACGTCAG GCTGAGTTGGAGAAAGAACTTGCAGAGTTGGAAGCACAGAAAAAGGAAGCTGAAAGGCAGTTGAAGCAG GCAATAGCTGAAGTTACAGATGAACCTGAGGAGCCAGATGAGAGTGAACCT GGTCAAACAGACCTCCCAACAGTaatagaagaagaagaagaagaggaagaagaagaaggagaagaagaaaattag
- the EXOSC3 gene encoding exosome complex component RRP40 — translation MAAERGTAAEALVGQVVLPGDLLLLPAHYDEDAEGERLRLSAGTAPQGRLLCGPGLRRSGAGLLVTKCGLLRHRPGGGGAYWVDSQQKRYVPVKGDHVIGIVTAKAGDVFRLDVGGSEPASLSYLAFEGATKRNRPNVQVGDLIYGQFVVANKDMEPEMVCIDSSGKSSGMGIIGQDGFLFKVSLGLIRKLLAPKCEIIQELSQLYPFEMVLGMNGRIWVKAKTVQQTLIVVNILEACEHMTAQQRKQALAKLSGN, via the exons ATGGCGGCGGAGCGCGGCACGGCGGCCGAGGCCCTCGTGGGGCAGGTGGTGCTGCCCGgggacctgctgctgctccccgcGCACTACGACGAGGACGCGGAGGGCGAGCGGCTGCGGCTGAGCGCGGGCACCGCGCCGCAGGGGCGGCTGCTGtgcgggccggggctgcggcgcagcggggccgggctgctGGTGACCAAGTGCGGGCTGCTGCGGCACCggcccgggggcggcggcgcctACTGGGTGGACTCGCAGCAGAAGCGG TATGTGCCGGTGAAGGGTGACCACGTCATAGGGATCGTGACGGCCAAGGCGGGGGACGTGTTCAGGCTGGACGTGGGCGGCAGCGAGCCGGCCTCCCTGTCCTACCTGGCCTTCGAAGGCGCCACGAAGAGGAACAGGCCGAACGTGCAG gTGGGAGATCTTATTTATGGTCAGTTCGTTGTAGCAAATAAAGACATGGAACCAGAGATGGTCTGTATAGACAGCAGTGGAAAGTCAAGTGGCATGGGAATAATTGGACAAGATGGCTTCCTCTTTAAAGTTTCCTTAGGTCTAATAAGAAA GCTCTTGGCTCCCAAATGTGAAATAATTCAAGAGTTGTCACAATTGTACCCATTTGAGATGGTGCTGGGAATGAATGGAAGAATATGGGTAAAAGCAAAAACAGTTCAACAGACTTTAATTGTAGTAAATATTTTGGAAGCCTGTGAGCATATGACTGCACAACAGAGAAAACAAGCCCTTGCCAAACTGTCAGGGAACTAA
- the DYDC1 gene encoding DPY30 domain-containing protein 1 isoform X2 has product MESQYLKQCLGDCLKKGLAEVVEHRPADPIEYLAHWIYKYRRNLDEEEKRILERAELEEERVAAQAELERLKIEEEQRKLEEQRQAELEKELAELEAQKKEAERQLKQAIAEVTDEPEEPDESEPGQTDLPTVIEEEEEEEEEEGEEEN; this is encoded by the exons ATGGAGTCTCAGTATCTGAAGCAATGCCTGGGAGATTGCTTGAAGAAAGGACTGGCAGAGGTTGTAGAGCATCGGCCAGCAGATCCAATAGAGTATCTTGCACACTGGATttacaaatacagaagaaacttagatgaagaagaaaag AGAATACTGGagagagctgagctggaagAAGAACGGGTGGCAGCCCAAGCAGAACTTGAAAGGTTAAAAATCGAGGAAGAGCAGCGGAAACTGGAAGAGCAACGTCAG GCTGAGTTGGAGAAAGAACTTGCAGAGTTGGAAGCACAGAAAAAGGAAGCTGAAAGGCAGTTGAAGCAG GCAATAGCTGAAGTTACAGATGAACCTGAGGAGCCAGATGAGAGTGAACCT GGTCAAACAGACCTCCCAACAGTaatagaagaagaagaagaagaggaagaagaagaaggagaagaagaaaattag
- the PRXL2A gene encoding peroxiredoxin-like 2A isoform X2: MSFLPDLGAFTMGMWSVGLGAIGAAVTGIVLANTDLFLSKPEKATLEFLEEIELNTLGSEQRTFKARELWKENGAVIMAVRRPGUFLCREEASELSSLKPQLSKLGVPLYAVVKEKIGTEVEDFQHYFKGEIFLDEKKGFYGPRRRKMMLSGFFRLGVWQNFIRAWRSGYSGNLEGEGFTLGGVYVIGAGTQGVLLEHREKEFGDKVSLPSVLEAAEKIKPQAS; the protein is encoded by the exons ATGTCCTTCCTGCCTGACCTGGGGGCCTTCACCATGGGCATGTGGTCTGTTGGCCTGGGAGCCATTGgtgcagctgtgacagggatTGTCCTTGCTAACACTGACTTATTTTTGTCCAAGCCAGAAAAGGCTACATTGGAGTTTTTAGAGGAGATAGAGCTAAATACTTTGGGATCAG AACAAAGGACATTCAAAGCACGTGAACTATGGAAGGAGAATGGTGCAGTGATCATGGCTGTACGAAGACCTGGATGATTTTTGTGCAGAGAG GAGGCTTCTGAGCTCTCCTCTCTGAAACCCCAGCTGTCCAAGCTGGGTGTCCCTCTCTATGCTGTTGTCAAAGAGAAGATAGGGACTGAAGTGGAGGATTTTCAGCATTACTTCAAAGGAGAAATCTTTCTGGATGAAAAG AAAGGCTTTTATGGTCCACGCAGACGAAAAATGATGTTGTCCGGCTTCTTCCGCTTGGGAGTTTGGCAAAATTTCATCCGTGCTTGGAGAAGTGGATATAGTGGAAATCTGGAAGGAGAAGGATTCACCCTGGGAGGTGTATATGTGATTGGGGCAGGAACACAG GGTGTTTTACTGGAGCATCGTGAGAAAGAATTTGGAGACAAAGTCAGCCTTCCATCTGTCCTTGAAGCTGCTGAGAAGATAAAACCACAAGCTTCATAA